A region from the Ciconia boyciana chromosome 1, ASM3463844v1, whole genome shotgun sequence genome encodes:
- the BHLHE41 gene encoding class E basic helix-loop-helix protein 41: MDEGISRLPERQLLEHRDFIGLDYPSLYMCKPKRGVKRDESKETYKLPHRLIEKKRRDRINECIAQLKDLLPEHLKLTTLGHLEKAVVLELTLKHLKALTALTEQQHQKIIALQNGERSMKSPVQADLDAFHSGFQTCAKEVLQYLSRFESWTPREQRCAQLLGHLHSISSQFLPGPQLLSQPPGPLSKGSSSSPPAPPCAPGHKPEGQANCVPVIQRTHAAELSVETDTDTDSGYGGEGEARPERGPAAAGGTLPALAIKQEPSGDEAPPAPKRLKLDRGGSPLPGPPGLAARSAEAAAAAAAALVRPDAALLGSLMALGAGGGGAPFGQPPAAAPFCLPFYFISPSAAAAYMQPFLDKGSLEKYLYPAAPIPLLYPGIPAQAAAAAAAAAASFPCLSSVLGPAEKAAAAAGLPPAPHLPHPFAAAAGLAAAAEPGEEAEAAAAEEPGAEGP, translated from the exons ATGGATGAAGGAATCTCCCGCTTGCCGgagaggcagctgctggagcatAGGGATTTTATAGG gctggactACCCTTCCCTGTACATGTGCAAACCCAAAAGAGGCGTGAAGAGGGACGAGAGCAAG GAAACGTACAAACTGCCACATAGACTGATAGAAAAGAAGAGGCGAGACAGGATTAACGAATGCATTGCCCAGCTGAAGGATTTACTGCCCGAGCATCTGAAATTGACG ACGCTGGGACACCTGGAGAAAGCGGTGGTGCTGGAACTGACTTTGAAACACTTGAAAGCGCTAACAGCCTTAACggagcagcagcaccagaaGATCATTGCTTTACAGAACG GGGAGCGGTCCATGAAGTCTCCCGTGCAGGCCGACCTGGACGCCTTCCACTCGGGCTTTCAGACGTGCGCCAAGGAAGTGCTGCAGTACCTCTCCCGCTTCGAGAGCTGGACCCCCCGCGAGCAGCGATGCGCCCAGCTCCTCGGCCACCTGCACTCCATCTCCTCGCAGTTCCTCCCCGgcccccagctcctctcccagccgCCGGGCCCCCTCAGCAAGggatcctcctcctccccgcccgcccccccctGCGCGCCGGGCCACAAGCCGGAGGGCCAGGCTAACTGCGTGCCCGTCATCCAGCGGACTCACGCCGCCGAGCTCAGCGTCGAGACCGACACGGACACGGACAGCGGCTACGGTGGGGAGGGCGAGGCGCGCCCCgagcgcggccccgcggcggccgggggcaCGCTGCCCGCCCTGGCCATCAAGCAGGAGCCGTCGGGGGACGAGGCCCCCCCCGCGCCCAAGCGGCTGAAGCTGGACCGCGGCGGCAGCCCCTTGCCCGGCCCGCCGGGCCTGGCGGCGCGGAGcgccgaggcggcggcggcggcggcggcggcgctggtGAGACCCGACGCCGCCCTGCTGGGCTCGCTGATGGCCctgggggcgggcggcggcggggccccctTCGGACagccgccggcggcggcccctTTCTGCCTGCCCTTCTACTTCATctccccctccgccgccgccgcctaCATGCAGCCCTTCCTGGATAAAGGCAGCCTGGAGAAGTATCTCTACCCCGCCGCCCCCATCCCGCTCCTCTACCCGGGCATCCCGGCCcaggcggccgccgccgcggccgccgccgccgcctccttcccctgcctctcctcagTGCTCGGCCCCGCCGAGAaggcggccgcggccgccgggctGCCCCCAGCGCCCCACCTCCCGCACCCCttcgctgccgccgccgggctggccgccgccgccgagcccggcGAGGAGGCCGAGGCCGCAGCCGCCGAGGAGCCCGGCGCCGAGGGCCCGTGA